A single Pieris rapae chromosome 2, ilPieRapa1.1, whole genome shotgun sequence DNA region contains:
- the LOC111002197 gene encoding peptidase inhibitor 16-like — protein sequence MHETLLKTDKDKEEILNKINSRRNKVASGAIRSLPPAKNMMKLEWNNELAFLAQRWADQCSTNDLMDECTGNETMGQNIGTLYGEAPRLSPATLVDLWYMELLGFNSTIITDYRPSTTSRLAHYEYFTQLIWAKNRQVGCGAVKFQERTGNKNRTVQRLVCNFLPGGNIMKQTVYNEGNPCSDCPYKSDCNAKYTSLCGKIYVSLDTNEKFKKRESSNDTETDIAFDLYAHLFNVSNNEYTTKKESTTFCKNLLAVDEFIDLLRKKLSTDNIFRELLLTKAPSGESQYTDAKIDAIVSKIYSKKTHSTTTKPTDSDVMNSTLLADLVEAVIFRNRDKITTLEVVFPSTEFLEAKTVQMQAELGEIPRNLEFTGHYFFPEDSEDEQTDTTESYYDQSNIPVSEIIMELEELKRKQQTRDFVEEILESDSNANTITKNHIIASDNNMNGN from the exons ATGCATGAGACGTTACTAAAAACTGACAAAGATAAAGAAGAAattctgaataaaataaatagccgACGAAATAAAGTAGCATCGGGTGCCATACGATCATTACCACCTGCCAAAAATATGATGAAATTg GAGTGGAATAATGAATTGGCGTTTTTGGCACAGCGTTGGGCTGATCAATGCTCCACTAACGATTTGATGGATGAGTGTACAG gTAACGAAACAATGGGCCAAAACATTGGCACACTATATGGTGAAGCACCGAGACTCAGTCCTGCAACATTAGTCGATCTGTGGTATATGGAGCTACTTGGTTTTAATTCCACCATCATTACTGATTATCGACC TTCTACAACGTCACGCCTCGCCCACTATGAGTATTTCACCCAACTTATTTGGGCAAAGAATAGACAAGTAGGATGCGGCGCTGTCAAATTTCAG gaAAGAacaggaaataaaaatagaacagtTCAGAGACTAGTGTGCAACTTCCTGCCCGGCGGCAATATAATGAAGCAAACTGTTTATAACGAAGGAAATCCCTGCAGTGACTGTCCATATAAAAGCGACTGTAATGCCAAATATACATCTCTGTGTGGTAAAATCTATgtca GCTTAGATACCAATGaaaaattcaagaaaagagaatCAAGTAATGATACAGAAACAGATATCGCATTTGATTTGTATGCACATCTCTTTAACGTCAGCAACAATGAATACACTACAAAGAAGGAAAGTACTACTTTTTGTAAAAACCTGTTGGCTGTCGATGAGTTTATTGACTTgttgagaaaaaaattaagtacagataatatatttagagaATTGTTACTTACAAAAGCTCCTAGCGGAGAAAGTCAATATACTGATGCTAAGATTGATGCCAtagtaagtaaaatatatagcaaAAAAACACATTCCACAACGACAAAGCCAACGGACAGTGATGTCATGAATTCTACATTACTTGCAGATTTAGTCGAAGCTGTCATATTTCGGAATCgag ATAAAATTACTACACTTGAAGTTGTGTTTCCCAGTACAGAATTTTTAGAGGCAAAAACAGTTCAGATGCAAGCCGAATTAGGTGAAATACCGCGCAACTTAGAATTTACTGGACATTACTTTTTCCCGGAAGATAGTGAAGACGAACAAACTGATACCACAGAATCATATTATGATCAGTCTAATATACCTGTATCTGAAATAATTATGGAACTGgaagaattaaaaagaaaacaacaaacaaGAGATTTCGTAGAAGAAATTCTTGAATCTGATTCTAATGCAAACACAATAAcgaaaaatcatattatagcgagtgataataatatgaatggtaattaa
- the LOC111002193 gene encoding uncharacterized protein LOC111002193 — translation MFKFKLCVIILCAVLVSSNKYCKICLNHTMCKYTVSRPHHRCMGFEHNLTDNDIKEIVDRINEKRNYVAMGYLRGFPQAANMKKITWSSELAVIAQRWANQCDPSIMPDKEDDCRDLEGTKVGQNIATVTGVTNGLNVKYFIDIWFMESLTFRGNVVYYNSSENVKCNNFVQLIWAQTDNVGCGKALFHIRMNGRRRRVDRLVCNFMPKGNINRRPIYTIGLPATQCVERLEPDKIYPGLCSTDNGLTVPTSLLINPVTSEIDPIRHHHNDMVKKDLISGQNTQNSNKNYVLKRDNKEVRWSLPNAGRTESHIIQRERAQSRIYHSHDHTEEFDYLHPDQSQFRKFDTASPIPEYYSTGFYRRNRVHQCTRKSDTKISNDYILKLCTRGQNNDCGAYSQNFDTTKQLFCQNTQNLCQCQTLTSVNLSPCLQNNNCECITASQQSNNCPMRRNLEEHRPSKIITEEFKNPYDKYAGNDYSLVDTPKLELKFKDIGFPNSDVPTRILLRKSKKLLDSSERKRRGDITFKPFWQEEEFDKKQHQLKSIRFTTLGYTKRTRKRRPVKSSNTQNLVKVTEPITISMNVSHKKFATEKFLSFDELLRLRKLNTADINARRADESAPAQSEETEATQPESSTSEYTANTPFIRLKHCTRKLTCTWTAASLGDNEGNADIGNRGSRTPPGYVEGCTRTSTCTRDFMNRNKMDTIPTPSTEPEVEDGSDEDYCEKRSLNVRRDSKVQEVFNVSPNTNVPFVQNKEKDLAQSKHEGIESETCECENDYLRNKRITSEQKFIKKRESKSYGSLSYGDLFYLVVNKLMTNWNLNNKIQSEKCSCNLATEKQYNVWLLLLLKLCDESNEI, via the exons atgtttaaatttaaattgtgcgttattattttgtgtgctGTTCTAGTTTCGAGtaataaatactgtaaaatatgtttaaatcatACAATGTGCAAATATACA GTTTCAAGACCACATCACAGATGTATGGGATTTGAACACAATCTCACAGACAATGATATCAAGGAAATTGTCGACAGAATAAATGAAAAGAGAAATTATGTTGCGATGGGATATTTAAGAGGGTTTCCTCAAGCCGCAAATATGAAGAAAATT ACATGGTCCAGTGAATTGGCGGTGATTGCCCAACGTTGGGCAAACCAGTGTGATCCATCAATTATGCCGGACAAAGAGGACGACTGTAGAGATTTAG aggGAACGAAAGTTGGACAAAACATAGCAACGGTTACAGGGGTAACCAACGGATTGaatgtgaaatattttattgatatttggTTTATGGAATCGCTCACTTTTAGAGGAAATGTTGTGTACTATAATTC GtcagaaaatgttaaatgtaataatttcgtACAGTTAATTTGGGCCCAAACAGATAACGTCGGTTGCGGAAAAGCCCTCTTTCAT ATTAGGATGAATGGTAGGCGTCGACGAGTTGATAGATTGGTTTGCAACTTTATGCCAAAAGGAAATATTAACCGTCGTCCCATCTACACTATTGGTTTGCCCGCAACGCAGTGTGTTGAGCGTTTGGAACCTGATAAAATCTATCCAGGACTATGCTCTACTGATAAcg GCTTGACAGTACCAACTAGTTTGCTTATTAATCCAGTGACAAGTGAAATTGATCCTATCAGACATCATCATAACGATATGGTAAAGAAGGATTTAATTAGTGGTCAAAATACTCaaaacagtaacaaaaattatg TTTTAAAGAGGGATAATAAGGAGGTACGCTGGAGCCTACCTAATGCTGGAAGAACTGAGAGTCATATTATCCAAAGAGAAAGAGCGCAGTCCCGGATATATCATAGTCATGATCACACCGAAGAATTTGATTATCTGCATCCAGATCAAAGTCAATTCAGAAAATTCGATACGGCAAGCCCCATTCCGGAATATTATTCAACTGGATTTTATAGAAGAAATCGCGTTCATCAATGCACTCGGAAATCTGATACAAAGATTTCAAACGATTATATACTAAAGCTGTGTACTAGGGGACAGAACAATGATTGCGGTGCATACAGTCAAAACTTTGATActactaaacaattattttgccAGAATACACAAAATCTTTGCCAATGTCAAACTTTAACGTCAGTTAATTTATCACCATgccttcaaaataataattgtgaatGTATAACGGCTAGTCAACAATCAAACAACTGCCCAATGAGGAGGAATTTAGAAGAACATAGGCCAAGTAAAATTATCAcagaagaatttaaaaatccttACGATAAGTATGCTGGAAATGATTACAGCTTGGTAGATACACCAAAACtagaattaaaattcaaagataTCGGATTTCCGAATTCGGATGTACCTACACGGATTTTATTACGTAAATCAAAAAAGTTACTCGATTCAAG tgaaagaaaaagaagaggAGACATTACATTTAAACCATTTTGGCAAGAAGAggaatttgataaaaaacagCACCAATTAAAATCGATAAGATTTACAACTTTAGGCTATACTAAAAGGACACGTAAACGGAGGCCCGTAAAATCATCTAATACACAAAACCTTGTTAAAGTGACCGAACCAATTACAATATCCATGAATGTAAGCCATAAAAAATTTGCCACGGAGAAGTTTTTGTCATTCGATGAACTCTTACGGCTAAGAAAACTTAATACTGCTGATATTAATGCACGTCGTGCAGATGAATCAGCACCAGCACAATCTGAAGAAACCGAAGCCACACAACCCGAATCCAGTACATCAGAGTATACAGCAAATACCCCTTTTATACGTTTAAAACATTGCACGAGAAAGTTAACGTGTACTTGGACCGCTGCGTCGTTAGGGGATAATGAAGGAAATGCGGATATCGGCAATAGAGGCTCTCGAACTCCTCCTGGCTATGTTGAAGGCTGCACGCGAACTTCCACTTGTACACGTGACTTCATGAATCGTAATAAAATGGATACAATCCCAACACCCAGTACTGAGCCTGAAGTGGAAGATGGAAGTGATGAAGATTATTGTGAAAAACGATCATTAAATGTTAGAAGAGATTCAAAGGTACAagaagtttttaatgtttcccCTAACACTAATGTACCTTTTGTACAGAATAAGGAAAAAGATCTAGCTCAAAGCAAACACGAAGGTATAGAATCGGAAACCTGTGAATGTGAAAACGATTATCtcagaaataaaagaataactagtgaacaaaaatttattaagaaaagagAATCTAAAAGTTATGGTTCATTATCGTAtggagatttattttatttggtcgTCAATAAACTGATGACAAATtggaatttaaacaataaaatacaatcgGAAAAGTGTTCATGTAATTTGGCAActgaaaaacaatacaatgttTGGCTTtt GTTGTTGTTGAAGTTGTGTGATGAGAGCAATGAAATTTag
- the LOC111002194 gene encoding uncharacterized protein LOC111002194 produces the protein MNTATLPSKMLFEVSKLQISNLKNLKSNIFDKMLSDEMLSIKQQIFERNSTPSPVQISSKRYVPTPILELQQRWPIDRIQSNMEKKLDFEKHMKRIDETTFTEETNEQEVSKCRSNYTSERVLELRSLSEKLHKIDMTTKYPRSSKPCTCINGVEHSHTSVHKHTKHTLGFKKQDDQNSNNPNECTRSTSTVPPITYPFYITYSPYFVGTVIDYTNFYYHPDAISDLKLPKHHKNRKHKKPASEEIDSSVENDRDYVYYEYDESPKSTRRHRDKTKSDDNFNIIVHPTNEPDNSLNNRENFQVVDQDKFVEEIVEDLKMYYNEAVIKDCYCSSSSFKIGLQIIIKFTIN, from the exons ATGAACACAGCGACATTACCTTCGAAAATGTTATTTGAAGTTTCCAAGCTCCAAATCAGCAACttgaaaaacttaaaatcaaatatattcgATAAAATGCTGTCAGATGAAATGCTATCAATAAAgcaacaaatatttgaaagaaattCGACACCGTCCCCAGTACAAATTAGCAGCAAACGATATGTTCCTACACCAATACTTGAACTACAACAGCGATGGCCGATAGATAGAATACAATCTAACATGGAAAAGAAGTTAGATTTTGAAAAGCACATGAAGAGAATAGACGAAACCACATTCACAGAAGAAACTAACGAACAAGAAGTGTCTAAATGTAGATCAAATTATACAAGTGAGAGAGTACTCGAGTTACGAAGTCTTTCCGagaaattacataaaatagacATGACTACTAAATATCCACGTTCATCAAAACCATGCACGTGTATCAACGGTGTCGAGCACTCTCATACATCTGTACATAAGCACACCAAACACACTCTAGGTTTCAAAAAACAAGATGATCAAAATTCTAATAATCCTAACGAATGCACCAGATCCACTTCAACAGTCCCTCCAATAACATAtcctttttatattacatattcacCCTACTTTGTCGGAACCGTAATAGACTATACAAACTTTTACTATCATCCGGATGCAATAAGTGATTTAAAACTACCCAAACatcataaaaatagaaaacacaAAAAGCCTGCATCCGAAGAAATTGATAGTAGTGTAGAAAACGACAGAGATTATGTTTATTACGAATATGATGAGTCTCCCAAAAGTACAAGAAGACACAGAGATAAAACGAAATCTGATGATAACTTTAACATTATCGTTCATCCTACAAATGAACCagataatagtttaaataatagagaaaATTTTCAGGTTGTTGATCAAGATAAATTCGTCGAAGAAATAGTAGAagatttgaaaatgtattataacgAAGCAGTCATTAAAGATTGTTACTGTTCATCGTCTTCATTTAAAATaggtttacaaataattat CAAGTTTACAAtcaattga